One Aerococcus urinaeequi DNA segment encodes these proteins:
- a CDS encoding NADPH-dependent FMN reductase encodes MTKYGVVVGSIRQNSLSEGVAKAIVAGLPEGSEVNFLEIANLPLYNQDLDANSPAEYEEFRAQVAAQDAIIFVTPEHNRNIPAALKNALDVASRPWGQNVWAGKPALVASQSISGIAGTLAHHSLRQSLVFLDLHTMAQPELYINTSETSDMETGEVTNEDSKQFLANAGAQFAEYAAKFVG; translated from the coding sequence ATGACAAAATATGGTGTAGTAGTAGGTTCTATTCGTCAAAACTCTTTATCTGAAGGTGTAGCGAAAGCAATCGTTGCAGGTTTACCTGAAGGTTCAGAAGTTAACTTCCTAGAAATCGCAAACTTACCTTTATATAACCAAGACTTAGACGCAAATTCTCCAGCAGAATATGAAGAATTCCGTGCACAAGTTGCTGCTCAAGATGCAATCATCTTTGTAACACCAGAACACAACCGTAACATCCCAGCTGCATTGAAAAATGCTTTAGACGTAGCTTCTCGACCTTGGGGTCAAAACGTATGGGCTGGTAAACCTGCTTTAGTAGCTTCTCAATCTATCTCTGGTATTGCTGGTACTTTAGCTCATCACTCATTACGTCAGTCATTAGTATTCTTAGACTTACACACTATGGCTCAACCAGAACTTTACATCAACACATCTGAAACTTCTGACATGGAGACTGGTGAAGTAACTAACGAAGACTCTAAACAATTCTTAGCAAACGCTGGTGCGCAATTTGCAGAATACGCCGCTAAATTCGTTGGCTAA
- a CDS encoding cell division site-positioning protein MapZ family protein translates to MRKRFFKDNRQIAYVLSGVVICLTAFFIIRAFINTNRTSAEEKTEAVASAVNALYFDNSYTFLKADIQQDEITELTKEVDSLRDSADKDIIVDRINSVQQRFDLQSQLNDLFDKDKLGNNELVINGATIIEYVLVDDEVTVDKLDLLRDNYASQLNLEDDGFYSTAVTLIDEAEYQVDIIEEYKSDLLAIEEDSALTYISLVDKLTKITERVNEIENPYLQDKLLEMIATSDEEATQNIFNRLIEEAEATNKSDEALAQIRKEGQAAIKDSKSRIADLEAKREEILASNGASATITLRQTADQPSFGVNTNVTSGVLASKQSEQSTSQSSSRGNSSSRGSVSSSSRVVASSSDTSSSISSSDAESTPSSDSSTDDSSSEEISSSASSSSSDVASASSSSSSVASSSDSSSASTSSSSDSASTSTSSDSSSSSASESSRDDSDIEDGTASDSSQMDESSSSSSNGSVIEDSATSSSSQEQSAVESDTTERPRSSVASDSATESSPIPYGSPE, encoded by the coding sequence GTGCGCAAGCGTTTTTTTAAAGATAATCGACAAATTGCCTATGTTCTATCAGGTGTAGTGATATGCCTGACAGCCTTTTTCATCATTCGTGCGTTTATAAATACGAATCGCACGTCTGCAGAAGAAAAAACAGAAGCAGTGGCATCAGCAGTAAATGCACTTTATTTTGATAACTCCTATACCTTTCTAAAAGCAGACATTCAACAAGACGAGATTACTGAATTAACTAAAGAAGTAGATAGTTTAAGAGACAGTGCTGATAAAGATATCATCGTTGACCGAATTAATTCTGTACAACAACGGTTTGATTTACAAAGTCAGTTAAATGATTTATTTGATAAAGATAAACTTGGTAATAACGAATTAGTCATCAATGGGGCGACGATTATAGAATACGTTCTTGTAGATGATGAGGTAACCGTTGATAAACTGGATTTACTTCGTGATAACTATGCTAGTCAACTAAACCTTGAAGATGATGGGTTCTATAGCACAGCCGTAACGTTGATTGACGAAGCCGAATATCAAGTTGATATAATTGAAGAATATAAAAGTGATTTACTAGCGATTGAAGAAGATAGTGCGCTTACTTACATTAGTTTGGTGGACAAACTTACAAAGATCACTGAACGGGTCAATGAAATTGAAAATCCTTATCTACAAGATAAATTATTAGAGATGATTGCTACAAGTGATGAGGAAGCGACACAAAATATCTTTAACCGCTTGATAGAAGAAGCTGAAGCAACCAACAAATCAGATGAAGCATTAGCTCAAATTCGTAAGGAAGGGCAAGCTGCCATTAAAGACTCAAAAAGTCGCATTGCTGATTTAGAAGCTAAACGAGAAGAAATTTTGGCCTCAAATGGCGCATCAGCTACCATAACACTGCGTCAAACTGCAGACCAGCCATCATTTGGTGTGAATACTAATGTAACTTCTGGTGTATTAGCATCCAAACAATCTGAACAAAGTACTTCACAGTCATCAAGCCGGGGCAATTCATCAAGTCGTGGTAGTGTATCTAGCTCATCGAGGGTTGTTGCATCAAGTTCAGATACTAGCTCATCGATCTCATCAAGCGATGCTGAATCAACTCCTTCTAGTGATTCGTCAACTGATGACAGTTCGAGTGAAGAAATCTCTTCTTCAGCAAGTTCATCATCGAGTGATGTAGCAAGTGCATCTAGTTCAAGTTCTAGTGTTGCAAGCTCAAGTGATTCAAGTAGCGCATCAACTAGTAGTTCAAGTGATAGTGCATCAACTTCCACATCAAGCGATTCTTCATCATCGAGTGCATCTGAATCATCACGTGATGACTCAGATATTGAAGATGGTACTGCAAGTGACTCAAGTCAGATGGATGAATCATCATCTTCCTCAAGCAATGGTTCAGTTATAGAGGATAGTGCGACATCATCTAGCTCACAAGAGCAATCAGCGGTTGAATCAGATACAACAGAACGACCTCGGTCATCTGTTGCAAGTGATTCAGCTACTGAATCTAGTCCAATTCCATACGGATCACCAGAGTAA
- a CDS encoding ABC transporter substrate-binding protein/permease encodes MMKYMKQIILVCMTLVLAIVGLSQSPVLATEEGQSAASTIDASEATAPGEDTLYQDIQERGVLRVGTNSTYAPFEFSILKDGKNQVVGLDIFLAQKIADDLGVDLQVVDMEFSNLLTSLDTGQIDIVLAGMTSTEERAKSVDFSEIYQVSGQSFVIQESKVSEITDDSYFSNGGKISIGEGTTQQLLVGEYYPNSEVQVMRTTTDSISALDSGLVDGVLLDEDVAGAYAAENPNLTVIEANLPIQDPGKAAAMPKDQPTLQAAVNESISDAQEQGLIDQWLEESYQIIEDNRQSTWAAYAPYFVNGLKTTLVISATAIFFGLIIGAALALMRLSENKLVDLIAQAYIEVVRGTPLMIQVLFVYLGFAGMFGWSTMTSGLVAVSLNSGAYIAEIIRGGISSVDKGQAEAARSLGLGYWTTMRKVIFPQSLRSIWPSLGNEFVSLIKESSIVSTIGVAELTFQTRNVSTITFNGIIPLIISMAIYFILTFTLTKLLNVYERKMNEKYAQ; translated from the coding sequence ATGATGAAATATATGAAACAAATTATCTTGGTTTGTATGACACTTGTCCTAGCCATTGTTGGGTTGAGTCAAAGTCCCGTTTTGGCAACTGAAGAGGGTCAATCAGCGGCATCTACCATCGATGCCAGTGAAGCAACAGCACCAGGGGAAGATACTTTATACCAGGATATTCAAGAACGTGGTGTGTTACGGGTTGGGACTAACTCAACGTATGCACCGTTTGAATTCTCTATTTTAAAAGATGGCAAAAATCAAGTTGTTGGACTAGATATCTTCTTAGCACAAAAAATCGCAGATGACTTAGGTGTAGACCTTCAAGTTGTAGATATGGAGTTCTCAAACCTATTAACATCACTGGATACAGGACAAATCGATATTGTATTAGCGGGAATGACTTCTACCGAAGAACGGGCTAAATCAGTAGATTTCTCTGAGATCTACCAAGTTTCTGGTCAATCATTTGTAATTCAAGAAAGTAAAGTGAGTGAAATTACAGATGATAGCTACTTTTCAAATGGTGGAAAAATCTCTATTGGAGAAGGGACCACACAACAGTTATTAGTTGGAGAATATTACCCTAATTCAGAAGTACAAGTAATGCGTACGACAACTGATTCCATTTCAGCTTTAGATTCGGGGTTAGTTGACGGGGTATTATTAGATGAGGACGTAGCCGGAGCGTATGCGGCGGAAAATCCTAATTTAACAGTTATTGAAGCGAATTTACCAATCCAAGATCCTGGTAAGGCAGCAGCAATGCCAAAAGACCAACCTACCTTACAAGCAGCAGTTAACGAATCCATTTCAGATGCTCAGGAACAAGGTTTAATTGACCAATGGTTGGAGGAATCTTACCAAATTATTGAAGACAATCGTCAATCAACTTGGGCAGCTTATGCGCCTTATTTCGTGAATGGTTTGAAAACTACTTTAGTCATTTCAGCGACAGCTATTTTCTTTGGTTTAATTATTGGTGCAGCGCTAGCGTTAATGCGTTTATCGGAAAATAAATTAGTTGATTTAATTGCTCAAGCTTACATCGAAGTAGTTCGTGGGACACCACTAATGATTCAAGTATTATTTGTTTACCTCGGTTTTGCAGGTATGTTTGGGTGGTCAACCATGACATCAGGTTTGGTTGCAGTATCTCTAAACTCAGGTGCTTACATTGCAGAAATTATCCGTGGAGGTATCAGTTCTGTAGATAAAGGGCAGGCTGAAGCCGCGCGTTCACTTGGTTTAGGATACTGGACGACGATGCGGAAAGTTATTTTTCCACAATCATTAAGATCTATCTGGCCATCACTTGGGAATGAATTTGTATCCTTAATCAAGGAATCATCAATCGTATCTACAATCGGGGTAGCGGAATTGACTTTCCAGACACGTAATGTATCAACGATTACCTTCAACGGTATCATCCCATTAATCATCTCAATGGCTATCTACTTCATCCTAACCTTTACACTAACGAAATTGTTAAATGTGTATGAACGCAAGATGAATGAGAAATATGCGCAATAA